A genomic region of Microlunatus sagamiharensis contains the following coding sequences:
- a CDS encoding universal stress protein, whose protein sequence is MSAVDGTVTGPSGGSGSGQDGPRIVVGYSSRPEGRAALRRAVAEATLRGASLVVLHGPDDDLDELEGELQAAGVAYRLVRSADGDDLAEDLLELAEDTGAAFIVIGLRRRSPVGKLLLGSNAQRVLLDASCPVLAVKAEQH, encoded by the coding sequence ATGAGCGCCGTGGACGGCACCGTCACGGGTCCGAGCGGGGGCTCAGGGTCCGGGCAGGACGGCCCGCGGATCGTCGTCGGCTACAGCTCGCGGCCCGAGGGCCGGGCGGCGCTGCGCCGGGCGGTCGCCGAGGCCACCCTGCGCGGCGCGAGCCTCGTGGTGCTGCACGGGCCCGACGACGACCTCGACGAGCTGGAGGGCGAGCTGCAGGCCGCGGGGGTCGCCTACCGGCTCGTGAGGTCGGCGGACGGCGACGACCTCGCCGAGGACCTGCTCGAGCTGGCCGAGGACACCGGGGCCGCGTTCATCGTGATCGGGCTGCGCCGGCGCTCGCCGGTCGGCAAGCTGCTGCTCGGCAGCAACGCCCAGCGCGTCCTCCTGGACGCCTCCTGCCCCGTGCTGGCGGTCAAGGCCGAGCAGCACTGA
- a CDS encoding RNA polymerase sigma factor: MPELTDDGALAPDATSVRASRTATAKKAPARRPAAKKTALKAVNGAGAGTKAKAATKADDADVDEAELEPDLSVEPDEGDDVTSADEIAVADVVSGDLPTDVQVDLEGDEVVVTVGKKRSLDDVDEAKFEPAKEAEVEAKLVEDQGFTLSAADDADEPEQQVMVAGATADPVKDYLKQIGKVALLNAEQEVELAKRIEAGLFADEKIADASVKIKAKEADDYDWIAEDGRRAKNHLLEANLRLVVSLAKRYTGRGMLFLDLIQEGNLGLIRAVEKFDYTKGYKFSTYATWWIRQAITRAMADQARTIRIPVHMVEVINKLARVQRQMLQDLGREPTPEELAKELDMTPEKVVEVQKYGREPISLHTPLGEDGDSEFGDLIEDSEAVVPADAVSFTLLQEQLHDVLDTLSEREAGVVSMRFGLTDGQPKTLDEIGKVYGVTRERIRQIESKTMSKLRHPSRSQVLRDYLD, translated from the coding sequence GTGCCGGAGCTGACCGACGACGGGGCCCTGGCCCCCGACGCCACGAGCGTCCGCGCCAGCCGTACGGCCACCGCCAAGAAGGCCCCGGCGCGACGCCCCGCGGCGAAGAAGACGGCCCTCAAGGCCGTCAACGGCGCGGGTGCGGGCACCAAGGCCAAGGCGGCCACCAAGGCCGACGACGCGGACGTCGACGAGGCCGAGCTGGAGCCCGACCTGTCGGTCGAGCCGGACGAGGGCGACGACGTCACGAGCGCCGACGAGATCGCCGTCGCCGACGTCGTCAGCGGCGACCTGCCGACCGACGTGCAGGTCGACCTCGAGGGCGACGAGGTCGTCGTCACGGTGGGCAAGAAGCGTTCGCTCGACGACGTCGACGAGGCCAAGTTCGAGCCGGCCAAGGAGGCCGAGGTCGAGGCCAAGCTCGTCGAGGACCAGGGCTTCACGCTCTCCGCGGCCGACGACGCCGACGAGCCCGAGCAGCAGGTCATGGTCGCGGGTGCGACCGCCGACCCGGTCAAGGACTACCTCAAGCAGATCGGCAAGGTCGCCCTCCTCAACGCCGAGCAGGAGGTCGAGCTCGCCAAGCGCATCGAGGCCGGCCTGTTCGCCGACGAGAAGATCGCCGACGCCTCGGTCAAGATCAAGGCGAAGGAGGCCGACGACTACGACTGGATCGCCGAGGACGGCCGCCGCGCCAAGAACCACCTGCTCGAGGCCAACCTGCGCCTCGTCGTGAGCCTGGCCAAGCGCTACACCGGTCGCGGCATGCTCTTCCTCGACCTGATCCAGGAGGGCAACCTCGGCCTGATCCGTGCGGTCGAGAAGTTCGACTACACCAAGGGCTACAAGTTCTCGACGTACGCGACGTGGTGGATCCGCCAGGCCATCACCCGCGCCATGGCCGACCAGGCGCGCACCATCCGCATCCCGGTGCACATGGTCGAGGTCATCAACAAGCTCGCCCGTGTCCAGCGCCAGATGCTGCAGGACCTGGGCCGCGAGCCCACCCCGGAGGAGCTCGCCAAAGAGCTCGACATGACCCCGGAGAAGGTCGTCGAGGTCCAGAAGTACGGTCGCGAGCCCATCTCGCTGCACACGCCCCTGGGCGAGGACGGCGACTCCGAGTTCGGTGACCTCATCGAGGACTCCGAGGCCGTCGTCCCGGCCGACGCGGTCAGCTTCACCCTCCTGCAGGAGCAGCTGCACGACGTCCTCGACACCCTGAGCGAGCGCGAGGCCGGTGTGGTCTCGATGCGCTTCGGCCTGACCGACGGCCAGCCGAAGACGCTCGACGAGATCGGCAAGGTCTACGGCGTGACCCGCGAGCGGATCCGCCAGATCGAGTCGAAGACGATGAGCAAGCTGCGCCACCCGTCGCGCTCGCAGGTCCTGCGCGACTACCTGGACTGA
- a CDS encoding EthD domain-containing protein, with protein sequence MTAPAADRADRDRTIAVNSYTTVLGRRSLAEDDFRAYWRDVHGPLCSRIPGLGWYVQHHFSRHHDSHLWPTPDGVEPFADYDLDGMVEIGWAGEQEQQTFQDASSLLFSDEQNVFEETAAYPLPQGSTTLLDRSLDPTPNGPDRDDRLHVHLAPRAGREDELVERLTSLFTALADDTDDLVKVRLHRPEPHDNSSPNPPAPRVRHTVPDERVRLVVLEVAFSDPLARRRVQDSPAFRAFAEDQARLATHVAAFHVQGVHTFVRDGRLTTAGLRGSRVAELISGLAAQNQVGDDVSRLFQPHDGS encoded by the coding sequence ATGACCGCTCCCGCCGCAGACCGCGCCGACCGCGACCGCACGATCGCCGTGAACTCCTACACGACGGTCCTGGGCCGCCGGTCCCTCGCCGAGGACGACTTCCGGGCGTACTGGCGAGACGTCCACGGCCCGCTCTGCTCGCGCATCCCCGGTCTGGGCTGGTACGTGCAGCACCACTTCTCGCGCCACCACGACAGCCACCTGTGGCCGACGCCGGACGGGGTCGAGCCCTTCGCCGACTACGACCTCGACGGGATGGTCGAGATCGGCTGGGCCGGCGAGCAGGAGCAGCAGACCTTCCAGGACGCCTCGTCGCTGCTGTTCTCCGACGAGCAGAACGTGTTCGAGGAGACGGCCGCCTACCCGCTGCCGCAGGGCTCCACCACGCTCCTCGACCGCTCGCTCGACCCGACGCCGAACGGCCCGGACCGCGACGACCGCCTGCACGTCCACCTCGCGCCGCGCGCCGGACGCGAGGACGAGCTGGTCGAGCGGCTCACCAGCCTCTTCACCGCCCTCGCCGACGACACCGACGACCTGGTCAAGGTCCGCCTGCACCGTCCCGAGCCCCACGACAACAGCTCGCCCAACCCGCCGGCACCCCGGGTGCGCCACACCGTCCCCGACGAGCGGGTGCGCCTGGTGGTGCTCGAGGTCGCCTTCTCCGACCCGCTGGCCCGACGCCGGGTGCAGGACTCCCCCGCCTTCCGCGCCTTCGCCGAGGACCAGGCCCGCCTCGCCACCCATGTCGCGGCCTTCCACGTCCAAGGCGTGCACACCTTCGTGCGCGACGGACGGCTCACCACGGCCGGTCTGCGCGGGAGCCGCGTGGCCGAGCTCATCAGCGGTCTCGCCGCGCAGAACCAGGTGGGCGACGACGTCTCCCGCCTCTTCCAGCCCCACGACGGGAGCTGA